TGCTTGGCGATGCGTGTTTCGAAACCCGACGAGCGCTCGGCATCGGCAGCCGTTACTGCAGCCAGGCGTTTTTGCACCAGCGGATTGTGGATGCGGGTCGAGCTGCGGCGGCTGGCCTGGGCCGCGCGTGATGCCACGAATTGCGCTTCGACTTGCGCCGCATTGCCATTCAGCGCTTGCTTGAGCGCGACAATTTCCGCCAGCTTTTGGGTGGCGAACGCCAACCAGCTCTTCAACTCGTCGTCCAGCTTGGTTTCGTTGGCCAGATCAACAGGAACGTGCAACAACGAGCAGCTGGAGCCGACCCACAAGCGATCGCCCAATTGCGCTTGCACAGGCTTGAGTTTGCTCAAGACTTGATCCAGATCGGTACGCCACAGGTTGCGGCCGTCGACCACCCCCAGCGACAACACCTTGTCTTGCGGCCAATCGATGACAAACTGCGCCAGCTGGTCGGCGCCGCGCACCAGATCCAGATGAACGCCGGCCACCGGCAACGAACGCAGCAGCGCCACATGGTCGCTGACTTCACCGAAATAAGTAGTCAGCAGCAAGGCCGGCGCCGAGCCGCTCAATTGCGCGTAAGTCGGAACAAAAGCGTCACGCCAGGCATCATCCAACTCCAGCGCCAGGATCGGCTCATCGATCTGCACCGACTCGATGCCGGCGATCTGCAGCCGCTTCAGCAATTGCTGGTAACCGGCTACAACCTTCGCAGCAGATCCAGCTTGTGCGTGATCCCGGATTTGATCTTGCCTTGGTACAGCAATGTCAGCGGACCGACTAGCGCGACCTTGACCTTGTGGCCCAGGGCGCGCGCTTCGCTGATTTCATCCAGCAACCAATCGACGCCGCCATCGAATTGCACATCGGCGGTCCACTCCGGCACCAGATAGTGATAATTGGTGTCGAACCATTTGGTCATTTCCATCGCGAAGTGCTGCTTGCTGCCGCGCGCCAGTGTGAAGTAATCGGCGAGGGTCAAGCGTTTCGGGTCGAAACCGAAGCGGCTTGGAATCGCACCCAGCAAAGCCAGCGTGCCCAGCACTTGGTCGTACCAGGCGAAATCGCCGACGGTGACGTAATCCAGGCCAGCGTCAGCCTGCGCCTGCCAGTGGCGTGCGCGCAGCGTGGCACCGGTAGCGCGCAATGCCGCCTCATCGGACGCGCCCTTCCAGAACGCTTCCTGAGCAAACTTCAGTTCGCGGTGAGCGCCAATGCGCGGAAACCCTAATACGTGTGCCAAAGCCATCTCTATCTCCATAAAAAACAAGTTCGATGTCTCGCATGTTGGGCCAGCTTGGATTATGATTCAAACGATAAATATTCAGATTCAACTTGAATTTTACTCATACAGAATTTTTACTGATCGTTTCGACAATATTCATGCAATCCATACTCGAATTACGCCACCTGAAAACCCTGCACGCACTGCGTGAAGCCGGCAACCTGTTGCGCGCGGCGACGCTGCTCAACGTCACTCAATCAGCGCTGTCGCATCAGATCAAACAGCTGGAAGATCATCACGGCACAACATTATTCGAACGGAAATCGGTACCGGTGCGCTTCACTCCGGCTGGCGAACGCCTGTTGAAACTGGCCGACGCGGTGTTGCCGCAAGTGGCGGAAAGCGAACGCGACCTGGTGCGCATGGCGCAAGGTGTGGCGGGACAATTACGGATTGCGGTGGAGTGCCATACCTGCTTCGACTGGCTCATGCCAGCGATGGACATCTTCCGCAAACGCTGGCCGGAGGTGGAACTGGATATCGTCTCAGGCTTCCAGGCCGATCCGGTCGGCCTGCTGTATGAGCATCGTGCCGATGTGGCGATCGTGGCTGAAGTCGATCCTGACGAAAAGGTCGACTATCATGCCCTGTTCAGTTTTGAAATTGTCGCACTGGTGGCCCACGATCATCCCTTGGCGGACAGGGAATACCTGATAGCAGAAGATTTCGCCGGCGACACCTTGATTACCTACCCGGTGCCGGACGACATGCTCGACGTGGTACGCCAAGTCTTGAAACCAGCCGGCATCCAGACTGCGCGCCGCACCACCGAACTGACGGTAGCGATGCTACAACTGGTAGCCAGCCGCCGCGGCATCGCCACCCTGCCGATCTGGGCCGCACAAAACTACCTGACCCGCGACTACGTCCTGGCCAAACGCATCACCGCCGGCGGCCTGACCGGTCGGCTGTACGCAGCCTGCCTGCCGGAGGTGTCGCAACAACCGTACCTGGTCGATTTTGTCAGCACTACGCGCGAGAGCTGTTATGTGAATTTGCTGAGTGTGGACTTGTTATAATCGAACGGCATATGGGGAACATTCGCGCA
This DNA window, taken from Collimonas arenae, encodes the following:
- a CDS encoding LysR family transcriptional regulator is translated as MQSILELRHLKTLHALREAGNLLRAATLLNVTQSALSHQIKQLEDHHGTTLFERKSVPVRFTPAGERLLKLADAVLPQVAESERDLVRMAQGVAGQLRIAVECHTCFDWLMPAMDIFRKRWPEVELDIVSGFQADPVGLLYEHRADVAIVAEVDPDEKVDYHALFSFEIVALVAHDHPLADREYLIAEDFAGDTLITYPVPDDMLDVVRQVLKPAGIQTARRTTELTVAMLQLVASRRGIATLPIWAAQNYLTRDYVLAKRITAGGLTGRLYAACLPEVSQQPYLVDFVSTTRESCYVNLLSVDLL